A portion of the Vulpes vulpes isolate BD-2025 chromosome 5, VulVul3, whole genome shotgun sequence genome contains these proteins:
- the CDKN1C gene encoding cyclin-dependent kinase inhibitor 1C has translation MERLVARRTFPLFARTSACRSLFGPVDHEELSRELQIRLAELSAEDQRRWDYNFQQDVPLRGPGRLQWTEVDSDSVPAFYRETVQVGRCRLLLAPRPRPEGAGDSPPPAPPAEEPLDGLGEAPAPPSGGPAVAPAPAPAAPPPESDEQEAVPPPPPRSQEPLAEPLHSGIAGRPAPGTAAAPGAAAPAANAAAAAPAAAAATTAAAGGAAIKKLPGPLISDFFAKRKRPAPEAKASNEVPAGCAAPGAAPAVGSAEQTPRKRLR, from the exons ATGGAGCGCCTTGTCGCCCGCCGCACCTTCCCCCTGTTCGCGCGCACCAGCGCCTGCCGCAGCCTCTTCGGGCCGGTGGACCACGAGGAGCTGAGCCGCGAGCTGCAGATCCGCCTGGCCGAGCTGAGCGCCGAGGACCAGCGCCGCTGGGATTACAACTTCCAGCAGGACGTGCCGCTGCGGGGCCCCGGGCGCCTGCAGTGGACCGAGGTGGACAGCGACTCCGTGCCCGCCTTCTACCGCGAGACGGTGCAGGTGGGGCGCTGCCGCCTGCTCCtggcgccccggccccgcccggaggGCGCAGGCGAtagcccgccccccgcgccgcccgccgagGAGCCCCTCGACGGCCTCGGGGAGGCGCCGGCGCCGCCGTCGGGCGGCCCGGCGgtggcccccgccccggcccctgccGCGCCGCCGCCGGAGAGCGACGAGCAGGAGGcggtgccgccgccgccgccgcgcagccAGGAGCCGCTGGCCGAGCCGCTGCACTCAGGGATTGCGGGGCGCCCCGCGCCGGGcaccgccgccgcccccggggccgccgcccccgccgccaacgccgccgccgccgcccccgccgccgccgccgccaccaccgccGCCGCGGGAGGCGCCGCGATCAAGAAGCTGCCCGGGCCTCTCATCTCCG ATTTCTTCGCCAAGCGCAAGAGACCCGCGCCCGAGGCCAAGGCGTCCAACGAGGTGCCCGCGGGATGCGCCGCGCCTGGCGCCGCCCCGGCCGTGGGCTCGGCGGAGCAGACCCCGCGCAAGCGGCTGCGATGA